The Microbacterium limosum genome contains a region encoding:
- a CDS encoding DUF4032 domain-containing protein, whose amino-acid sequence MTDALSITASAVDPGLLTLPWSTPLAEWPSSTIVSLPKGISRHLVRFANLSGRVVAVKETTAEMARREYEMLGNLHRLDVPCVDRVAVIAGRTDAEGNPLPAALVTAHLKFSLPYRALFTQVLRPDTATRLVDALAVLLVRLHNVGFFWGDVSLSNTLFRRDAGAFAAYLVDAETGELHESGLTRGQREHDLDVARTNIAGEIMDLAAGGRLEGGVDALEIADGIVSSYRSLWAALTDRETFASSDAWRITERVQRLNALGFDIGEMSIEATPDGNRVSIQPKVVDAGHHQRRLIRLTGLDVEENQARRLLNDLDEFRARVSLLGDDEEMAAHEWLTRVFEPIVKAIPYDLRAKLEPAEVFHQVLEHRWYLSQERGQSVPLAEALTSYIKNVLRHRRDEATIMGPPTETLAIPVVTGATPVIDDDEDASLDWRDLV is encoded by the coding sequence ATGACCGACGCACTGAGCATCACCGCGAGCGCGGTGGACCCCGGGCTGCTGACCCTGCCGTGGTCCACACCCCTCGCGGAGTGGCCCTCGAGCACGATCGTCTCGCTGCCCAAGGGCATCTCCCGCCACCTGGTCCGATTCGCCAACCTCTCGGGGCGGGTCGTGGCCGTCAAGGAGACCACCGCCGAGATGGCCCGGCGCGAGTACGAGATGCTCGGCAATCTGCACCGCCTCGACGTACCCTGCGTCGACCGGGTCGCCGTCATCGCGGGCCGCACGGATGCCGAGGGCAACCCCCTCCCCGCCGCGCTCGTCACGGCGCACCTGAAGTTCTCGTTGCCGTACCGCGCCCTCTTCACGCAGGTGCTGCGCCCCGACACGGCGACGCGCCTCGTCGACGCCCTCGCCGTGCTGCTCGTGCGACTGCACAACGTCGGCTTCTTCTGGGGCGACGTCTCGCTCTCGAACACCCTGTTCCGGCGGGATGCCGGCGCCTTCGCCGCCTATCTCGTCGACGCCGAGACCGGTGAGCTCCACGAGAGCGGCCTGACACGCGGTCAGCGCGAGCACGACCTCGACGTGGCGCGCACGAACATCGCCGGCGAGATCATGGACCTCGCCGCGGGCGGACGCCTCGAGGGCGGCGTCGACGCGCTCGAGATCGCCGACGGCATCGTGTCGTCCTACCGCTCGCTGTGGGCCGCTCTCACCGACCGCGAGACGTTCGCCTCGAGCGATGCGTGGCGCATCACGGAGCGCGTCCAGCGACTGAACGCCCTCGGCTTCGACATCGGCGAGATGTCGATCGAGGCCACGCCGGACGGCAACCGGGTCTCGATCCAGCCGAAGGTCGTCGACGCCGGTCATCACCAGCGCCGCCTCATCCGCCTGACCGGCCTCGACGTCGAGGAGAACCAGGCGCGGCGCCTGCTGAACGACCTGGACGAGTTCCGGGCCCGCGTCTCGCTCCTCGGCGACGACGAGGAGATGGCGGCGCACGAGTGGCTCACGCGCGTCTTCGAGCCGATCGTGAAAGCGATCCCCTACGACCTGCGCGCCAAGCTGGAGCCGGCAGAGGTGTTCCACCAGGTGCTCGAGCACCGCTGGTATCTCTCTCAGGAGCGCGGACAGTCCGTGCCCCTCGCAGAGGCGCTGACGTCCTACATCAAGAACGTGCTGCGCCACCGCCGTGACGAGGCCACCATCATGGGACCCCCCACGGAGACGCTCGCGATCCCCGTCGTCACGGGTGCCACTCCCGTCATCGACGACGACGAGGACGCGAGCCTCGACTGGCGAGACCTCGTCTGA
- a CDS encoding NAD(P)-dependent oxidoreductase, whose translation MPRIAVIGGTGYAGSHIVQEAARRGHTAVSVARTVAADRVDHVTYVEGSLLDVPGLIAELEGVDVVVVSVPGRGDMLGKVRPAVAELVRELPADVRLGVVGGAGGSLVAPDGPRLVDTPGFVEEYKPESLEAIGVLEDLQADDTGRDWFYIHPAGGFGAWNPGERTGSYRDGGDVLVVDEKSGESFISGADFAVAILDEIENPKHVRERFAVGY comes from the coding sequence ATGCCCCGTATCGCCGTCATCGGAGGCACCGGCTACGCCGGAAGCCACATCGTTCAGGAGGCCGCCCGGCGCGGCCACACCGCCGTCTCTGTGGCGCGCACCGTGGCCGCCGACCGGGTCGATCACGTCACGTACGTCGAGGGATCGCTCCTCGACGTGCCCGGGCTGATCGCCGAGCTCGAGGGCGTGGATGTCGTGGTCGTCTCCGTGCCCGGCCGCGGCGACATGCTCGGCAAGGTGCGTCCCGCCGTCGCCGAGCTCGTGCGCGAGCTGCCCGCCGACGTCCGCCTCGGCGTCGTGGGAGGCGCCGGCGGAAGCCTCGTGGCTCCCGATGGCCCGCGGCTGGTCGACACCCCCGGCTTCGTCGAGGAGTACAAGCCCGAGTCGCTCGAGGCGATCGGCGTGCTCGAGGATCTCCAGGCCGATGACACGGGCCGCGACTGGTTCTACATCCACCCCGCGGGCGGCTTCGGCGCCTGGAACCCGGGCGAGCGCACCGGGTCCTACCGCGACGGCGGCGATGTGCTCGTCGTCGACGAGAAAAGCGGGGAATCCTTCATCTCCGGCGCCGACTTCGCCGTCGCGATCCTCGACGAGATCGAGAACCCGAAGCACGTGCGCGAGCGCTTCGCCGTCGGCTACTGA
- the rlmB gene encoding 23S rRNA (guanosine(2251)-2'-O)-methyltransferase RlmB, translating to MAKPGRPGASKGKKKGPVKGTGGHGRKALEGKGPTPKAEDRGWHVAGKRKAAAERYAAAGGKGKPAARPGVRAPRPKKDDETEVVTGRNSVLEALRAKIPATALYIAQRVEMDDRVKEMLAIATHRDIPVLEVTRPELDRMAGFDGVHQGVAVKVPPYEYAHPQDLLEQIIGRGETPLLVALDGVTDPRNLGAIIRSTGAFGGHGVLLPQRRSAGVNAAAWKTSAGAAARVPVALAPNLTTTLKEMKKQGVFVLGLDGGGDVALPSLSLADRPVVIVVGSEGKGLSRLVTETCDQIVSIPISAATESLNAGIAASVALYQVSTLRGAGA from the coding sequence ATGGCTAAGCCAGGACGCCCCGGCGCGAGCAAGGGCAAGAAGAAGGGCCCCGTCAAGGGCACCGGGGGCCATGGGCGCAAGGCGCTCGAGGGCAAGGGACCGACCCCGAAGGCGGAGGACCGCGGCTGGCACGTCGCGGGCAAGCGGAAGGCGGCCGCCGAGCGGTACGCGGCCGCCGGCGGCAAAGGCAAGCCCGCCGCGCGTCCGGGCGTGCGCGCGCCGCGGCCGAAGAAGGATGACGAGACCGAGGTCGTCACGGGGCGCAACTCGGTGCTGGAGGCGCTGCGCGCGAAGATCCCCGCGACCGCGCTCTACATCGCCCAGCGCGTGGAGATGGATGACCGCGTCAAGGAGATGCTCGCCATCGCGACGCACCGCGACATCCCCGTCCTCGAGGTCACGCGCCCCGAGCTCGACCGCATGGCCGGTTTCGACGGCGTGCACCAGGGCGTCGCCGTCAAGGTTCCGCCCTACGAGTACGCGCACCCCCAGGACCTGCTCGAGCAGATCATCGGCCGCGGCGAGACGCCGCTGCTGGTGGCACTCGACGGCGTGACCGACCCGCGCAACCTCGGCGCGATCATCCGCTCGACGGGAGCGTTCGGCGGTCATGGCGTGTTGCTGCCTCAGCGGCGCTCGGCGGGCGTCAACGCGGCCGCGTGGAAGACGAGCGCCGGTGCCGCGGCGCGCGTGCCGGTGGCGCTCGCGCCGAACCTCACCACGACGCTCAAGGAGATGAAGAAGCAGGGTGTCTTCGTGCTGGGCCTGGACGGCGGGGGAGATGTCGCGCTGCCCTCGCTCTCGCTCGCGGATCGCCCCGTCGTGATCGTCGTCGGCTCCGAGGGCAAGGGCCTGTCGCGCCTGGTCACAGAGACGTGCGATCAGATCGTCTCGATCCCGATCTCCGCCGCGACGGAATCGCTCAACGCCGGGATCGCGGCATCCGTGGCGCTCTACCAGGTCTCGACCCTGCGCGGCGCCGGCGCCTGA